From Rhodovastum atsumiense, a single genomic window includes:
- a CDS encoding helix-turn-helix domain-containing protein, with protein sequence MIWTAVLRGGAVASLALAVFELYDQFYREIRPNRIYSVDEAARLLRLERRSLVRLIRQGTIPGMKVSGHYRVLGQSLLDFLKR encoded by the coding sequence ATGATCTGGACAGCGGTGTTGCGCGGCGGCGCGGTCGCATCCCTCGCGCTGGCGGTCTTCGAACTTTACGACCAGTTCTATCGCGAGATCCGTCCGAACCGGATCTATTCCGTGGATGAAGCCGCCCGGCTGCTGCGCCTGGAGCGAAGATCCCTGGTTCGGCTGATCCGGCAAGGGACGATCCCCGGCATGAAGGTCAGCGGCCATTACCGTGTCCTGGGACAAAGCCTGTTGGATTTCCTCAAGCGATGA
- a CDS encoding CAP domain-containing protein, whose product MSNEMTPVEFGQYFPQFTNTSYVQDGAAPIQPRQSFSGFQHHRPSGQGTWGGSDDSTEDQAADPTPRNPWGWRPVPSHSTPDSTPTHQSTTTVTIPADRFPGRTTIPQSSDGGTPAPAPAATTNPTPTVPPSVPSDPGTTTPVSPQGSNATLEDYFLSLVNASRAQAGVSPLVTNTQLASAAGGHSDWMVAQDVFSHTGANGSSPGDRIQAAGYNGSSYGENIAYIAGSNAAVLDEADVRELHQNLMNSPPHRANLLNPDFTQIGIGLTQGDYQGSSAVFVTEDFGRPSAMQAPAGNTWQG is encoded by the coding sequence ATGTCCAACGAAATGACTCCTGTGGAATTTGGTCAATATTTCCCTCAATTTACGAATACTTCCTACGTCCAGGATGGTGCGGCCCCGATACAGCCTCGCCAGAGTTTCTCCGGGTTCCAGCATCACCGGCCATCCGGTCAGGGTACATGGGGCGGCTCGGATGACTCGACGGAGGACCAGGCTGCGGATCCCACGCCGCGCAATCCGTGGGGCTGGCGGCCGGTCCCGTCCCATTCGACGCCGGATTCCACGCCAACCCATCAATCCACTACCACGGTCACCATTCCCGCCGACCGGTTCCCCGGAAGGACGACGATCCCGCAGTCGAGCGATGGAGGGACCCCGGCACCGGCCCCCGCGGCGACCACGAATCCAACACCCACGGTGCCGCCCTCCGTGCCGAGCGATCCGGGCACCACGACGCCGGTGTCTCCTCAGGGGAGCAATGCCACGCTGGAAGATTACTTCCTCTCGCTCGTGAATGCGTCCCGCGCCCAGGCCGGCGTCAGCCCGCTGGTCACGAATACCCAACTGGCCAGCGCCGCGGGCGGGCACAGCGACTGGATGGTGGCGCAGGACGTCTTCTCGCATACCGGCGCCAACGGCAGTTCGCCGGGCGACCGCATCCAGGCGGCCGGATACAACGGATCCTCCTATGGCGAGAACATCGCCTATATCGCCGGCTCCAACGCGGCGGTGCTGGATGAGGCCGATGTCCGCGAGTTGCACCAGAATCTGATGAACTCGCCGCCGCACCGGGCCAACCTGCTGAATCCCGATTTCACCCAGATCGGCATCGGTCTGACCCAGGGGGATTACCAGGGGAGTTCGGCCGTGTTTGTCACCGAGGATTTCGGCCGGCCAAGCGCGATGCAGGCACCCGCCGGGAACACCTGGCAGGGCTGA
- a CDS encoding FeoA family protein has protein sequence MLPLPLTLADLEPGQHGVVLGITRENETLKRRLTALGMIRGAEIVLDWVAPMGNPCAYRLRGYRLSLRNEDARNVLLSAAWQPVPRPHTPRLHRP, from the coding sequence TTGTTGCCGCTGCCTTTGACCCTGGCCGACCTCGAGCCGGGTCAACACGGCGTCGTACTCGGCATCACCAGGGAAAATGAAACATTGAAGCGCCGGTTGACCGCGCTTGGAATGATCCGCGGCGCCGAGATCGTGCTCGACTGGGTCGCGCCGATGGGCAATCCCTGCGCCTACAGGTTGCGGGGCTATCGCCTGTCGCTGCGCAACGAAGACGCCCGGAACGTGCTGTTGTCGGCCGCGTGGCAGCCGGTGCCCCGCCCGCACACGCCCCGCCTGCACAGGCCCTGA
- the mamB gene encoding magnetosome biogenesis CDF transporter MamB: MTSNQCRACGDRVVWWGMSANATLMVFKGVLGLVSGSAALVADAMHSAADVVADWVTLASVWVSKRQPGENYPYGLGNIQFISSAVVGLILFVGSVAWIYESFGKIVSGTQEAPSLLAVVGALVSIVTNEIMYRYEACAGRKNNSPALIAVAWDNRSDAISSVGVLIGIVVAILGFPIADAVAAIFVALMVAKIGLDLNVSAVRGLMDSSLDPQTLRTVHRLTAATPHVQGIRFIRGRNIGQDIHLEINVYLDAECRVFESDFICSAIRDKVFATVEHVREVRVGVTPAPVRRTTRIAKALPGSVP; encoded by the coding sequence ATGACAAGCAACCAGTGCAGGGCCTGTGGGGATCGCGTGGTCTGGTGGGGCATGTCCGCGAACGCCACATTGATGGTGTTCAAGGGCGTGCTGGGCCTGGTCAGCGGCAGTGCCGCGCTGGTCGCCGACGCGATGCATTCCGCGGCCGACGTGGTCGCCGATTGGGTGACCCTGGCCAGCGTCTGGGTCTCGAAGCGGCAGCCCGGGGAGAACTATCCGTACGGCCTTGGCAACATCCAGTTCATTTCATCGGCCGTGGTGGGCCTGATCCTGTTCGTCGGCTCGGTGGCATGGATCTACGAATCCTTCGGCAAGATCGTCAGCGGCACGCAGGAGGCGCCGTCACTGCTGGCAGTGGTGGGCGCGCTGGTATCGATCGTGACCAACGAGATCATGTATCGTTACGAGGCCTGTGCCGGCCGCAAGAACAACAGCCCGGCCCTGATCGCGGTGGCCTGGGACAATCGTTCCGATGCCATCTCCTCGGTCGGCGTGCTGATCGGCATTGTCGTCGCGATCCTTGGCTTCCCTATTGCAGATGCCGTCGCCGCGATCTTCGTCGCCCTGATGGTCGCCAAGATCGGGCTCGACCTGAACGTCTCGGCCGTCAGGGGGCTGATGGACTCCTCGCTGGACCCCCAGACGCTGCGGACGGTTCATCGCCTGACCGCGGCGACACCGCATGTGCAGGGCATCCGCTTCATCCGGGGTCGCAACATCGGCCAGGACATCCATCTTGAAATCAATGTCTACCTCGATGCCGAGTGCAGGGTCTTCGAGTCGGATTTCATTTGTTCGGCCATTCGCGACAAGGTTTTCGCGACTGTCGAGCATGTGCGGGAGGTGCGCGTCGGCGTGACGCCTGCACCGGTACGCCGGACGACCAGGATCGCGAAGGCCCTGCCGGGGAGCGTGCCATGA
- a CDS encoding IS701 family transposase: protein MSATDAGGFAAGRLGTWMQPFEAAFTAPTWQRVLVLVAGAILVPGRRTIASVLRVMGLGQVRRFSNYHRVLSRNTWSDRWLSGCLLRLLVDTFVPKGEPVVIGPDDTIERRWGIKIKARGIYRDPVRSSRGHFVKASGLRWLSFMVLPEIPWAGRVWALPFLTILAPSLRYWQTHRPGERQYKKLTDWARQGLIQAALWLPDRRVIGVGDASFAAIELLNDVRPWVTMITRLRLDAGLYHPPPRRRPGQRGRPRLVGKRQPTLKQRLANPRTRWCPLQVTGWYGRGERTLEIVSGTALWHKPGHRVPIRYVLVRDPKGKLEPQAFLCTDLQADPLDILRWFVRRWSVEVTFSEVRRHLGVETQRQWSDLAIARTTPFLLSLFSLVTLWANNLYATRPPAVRLASWYRKSLPTFSDALAAVRRQLWTHGNLRGSRQMFDPTKIPAATLNTLIDLACYAA, encoded by the coding sequence ATGTCGGCAACTGACGCCGGGGGGTTCGCAGCAGGCAGGCTGGGAACCTGGATGCAGCCATTCGAGGCGGCGTTCACCGCGCCGACCTGGCAGCGCGTGCTGGTCCTGGTGGCGGGCGCGATCCTCGTCCCGGGTCGGCGGACGATCGCGTCCGTGCTGCGCGTCATGGGACTGGGCCAGGTCCGACGCTTCAGCAACTACCACCGCGTGCTGAGCCGCAACACATGGTCCGACCGCTGGTTGTCTGGCTGCCTGCTCCGCCTCCTCGTCGACACCTTCGTCCCGAAGGGCGAGCCGGTCGTGATCGGCCCCGACGACACGATCGAGCGGCGATGGGGGATCAAAATCAAGGCACGTGGCATTTACCGCGATCCGGTACGCTCCTCACGCGGCCATTTCGTCAAGGCGAGCGGCCTGCGCTGGCTTTCGTTCATGGTGCTGCCTGAGATCCCGTGGGCCGGGCGCGTCTGGGCGCTGCCATTCCTGACCATCTTGGCCCCCTCGCTGCGGTATTGGCAGACGCACAGGCCGGGAGAGCGCCAGTACAAAAAGCTCACCGATTGGGCGCGGCAGGGTCTGATCCAGGCGGCCCTCTGGCTCCCGGACCGGCGCGTCATCGGCGTCGGCGACGCCAGCTTCGCTGCCATCGAGCTGCTCAACGACGTGCGCCCTTGGGTCACCATGATCACCCGCCTGCGGCTCGACGCCGGACTTTACCACCCACCACCGCGGCGAAGGCCCGGCCAGCGCGGGCGCCCGCGCCTCGTCGGCAAGCGCCAACCCACATTGAAGCAACGCCTCGCCAACCCGAGAACACGCTGGTGTCCTCTGCAGGTGACCGGATGGTATGGTCGTGGCGAAAGAACCCTCGAGATCGTCTCCGGCACCGCCCTATGGCACAAGCCCGGCCACCGCGTTCCGATCCGCTACGTCCTGGTGCGCGACCCGAAGGGCAAACTCGAGCCGCAAGCGTTCCTCTGCACCGACCTCCAGGCTGATCCGCTCGACATCCTCCGTTGGTTTGTTCGCCGCTGGTCGGTCGAGGTCACTTTTTCCGAGGTCCGTCGTCACCTCGGCGTCGAAACCCAACGGCAGTGGTCCGACCTGGCGATCGCCCGTACCACGCCGTTCCTGCTCAGCTTGTTTTCGCTGGTCACGCTGTGGGCCAATAACCTGTACGCCACGCGCCCACCTGCGGTTCGGCTCGCGAGCTGGTACCGGAAATCACTGCCAACCTTCAGCGACGCCCTTGCCGCCGTGCGGCGGCAGCTATGGACTCATGGCAATTTACGAGGGTCCCGGCAGATGTTCGATCCGACAAAAATTCCTGCAGCCACACTCAACACCTTGATAGACTTGGCCTGCTACGCCGCTTGA
- the feoB gene encoding ferrous iron transport protein B, with product MDGGAASITVSLTGNPNSGKTALFNHLTRARGMVANYPRVTVTPLASRLRHCGLTLRVVDLPGLYTLNGRLPEERAACEAIERDRPDVVVNVLDAANLRRSLFLSLQLLEMGRPCVFALNMCDEARGRGIIIDTAALAAALGGPVVETIAVIGAGTPEVLDAVMAVAGQPPSAPATPVHYPPALEAAIDRIAATVAELHPTSLGRQESRWLAVKLLEGDSALLEREGDHPALIALVRDLCAAMEREQGEECAAMIAHARFRWIDETLQQVERTTATPPPFAHLAQYLDRLLLHRWWSLPILAMLMWMMFQATFTLGAIPSGWISDAVQGTTGLVEDVLPPGRLHDLICNGILAGIGGTIVFLPNIVILFFFMAVLSETGYLARIAFLLDRAMRAFGLHGKAMIPLIMGFGCNATAVMATRTIETPRSRLIAILAAPYVSCSARLPVFVLFAGSFFDRWAGSVVFALYGLSMLVSLGAAVMFDRLIVAGEAESFTMELPPYRRPALAVLGYQVWDSALDFLRKVGGVIVIGAVAIWFLQQYPTVPESVSGQARFATTYLGRIAAAISPVLAPLGFGQTDTVAILTGLVAKETVVSTFAVLNAQEKGSDGLRQAISHSMSPATALAFMVFVLLYTPCLTTLAVIRRESGSWRWAGLSLAASLVIAWTLAFAASTIGGWILP from the coding sequence ATGGACGGCGGGGCTGCATCCATCACTGTTTCCCTCACCGGCAATCCCAACAGCGGCAAGACCGCGTTGTTCAACCACCTGACCCGCGCGCGCGGGATGGTGGCCAATTACCCGCGGGTGACGGTGACGCCGCTTGCGAGCAGGCTGCGGCACTGCGGCCTGACGCTGCGCGTGGTCGATCTGCCGGGGCTTTACACCCTCAATGGCCGCCTGCCGGAAGAGCGCGCCGCCTGCGAGGCCATCGAGCGTGACCGGCCGGATGTGGTGGTCAACGTGCTCGATGCCGCCAATCTGCGGCGCAGCCTGTTCCTGAGCCTGCAACTGCTGGAAATGGGACGGCCCTGCGTGTTCGCGCTGAACATGTGCGACGAGGCGCGCGGCCGCGGCATCATCATCGACACCGCCGCCCTGGCAGCAGCGCTGGGCGGACCGGTGGTGGAAACCATCGCCGTCATCGGCGCCGGCACGCCGGAAGTGCTCGACGCCGTCATGGCGGTGGCCGGACAGCCGCCGTCGGCACCGGCCACGCCGGTCCATTATCCCCCTGCCCTCGAAGCCGCCATCGACCGCATCGCCGCCACGGTGGCCGAGCTCCATCCCACCTCACTGGGGCGGCAGGAAAGCCGCTGGCTGGCGGTCAAGCTGCTGGAAGGCGACAGCGCCCTGCTGGAGCGCGAAGGCGACCATCCCGCGCTGATCGCCCTGGTGCGCGATCTCTGTGCCGCCATGGAGCGGGAGCAGGGCGAGGAATGCGCCGCGATGATCGCCCATGCCCGCTTCCGCTGGATCGACGAGACGCTGCAACAGGTCGAGCGCACCACCGCAACACCGCCACCCTTCGCCCACCTGGCCCAGTATCTCGACCGCCTGCTGCTGCACCGGTGGTGGAGCCTGCCGATCCTCGCCATGCTGATGTGGATGATGTTCCAGGCGACCTTCACCCTGGGCGCGATCCCGAGCGGCTGGATCAGCGATGCGGTGCAGGGGACGACCGGCCTGGTGGAAGACGTCCTGCCGCCCGGCCGGCTGCACGACCTGATCTGCAACGGCATCCTCGCCGGAATCGGCGGAACCATCGTGTTCCTGCCCAACATCGTCATCCTGTTCTTCTTCATGGCGGTGCTGAGCGAGACCGGCTACCTGGCCCGGATCGCCTTCCTGCTCGACCGGGCCATGCGGGCCTTCGGCCTGCACGGTAAGGCCATGATCCCCCTGATCATGGGATTCGGCTGCAACGCCACCGCGGTCATGGCGACGCGCACCATCGAGACGCCACGCTCCCGCCTGATCGCCATCCTGGCCGCCCCCTATGTCAGTTGCTCGGCCCGGCTGCCGGTATTCGTGCTGTTCGCCGGCAGCTTCTTCGATCGCTGGGCGGGAAGCGTGGTGTTCGCGCTCTATGGCCTGAGCATGCTGGTCTCGCTGGGGGCCGCGGTGATGTTCGATCGCCTGATCGTGGCAGGCGAAGCGGAGAGCTTCACCATGGAACTGCCCCCGTACCGACGCCCGGCCCTGGCGGTGCTGGGCTACCAGGTCTGGGACAGCGCGCTCGATTTCCTGCGCAAGGTCGGGGGCGTGATCGTGATCGGGGCGGTGGCGATCTGGTTCCTGCAGCAATATCCGACCGTGCCGGAATCCGTCTCCGGCCAGGCGCGCTTCGCCACGACCTATCTCGGCCGGATCGCCGCGGCGATCTCCCCGGTGCTCGCACCTCTGGGATTCGGCCAGACCGATACCGTGGCCATCCTCACCGGCCTGGTCGCCAAGGAAACCGTGGTCAGCACCTTCGCCGTGCTGAACGCCCAGGAAAAGGGATCGGACGGGCTGCGCCAGGCCATCAGCCACAGCATGTCGCCGGCCACGGCGCTCGCCTTCATGGTCTTCGTGCTGCTCTATACGCCGTGCCTGACCACGCTCGCGGTGATCCGCCGGGAATCGGGAAGCTGGCGCTGGGCCGGCCTCTCGCTGGCGGCCTCGCTGGTGATCGCCTGGACGCTGGCCTTCGCCGCCAGCACCATCGGAGGATGGATTTTGCCATGA
- a CDS encoding magnetochrome domain-containing protein produces MIPREGVGWLRLTGSAFGKAVQQHWQRHQGWLTVSLVTGLMIVMVGLFFFTFGRAIFSPPRDESLRVISGGYLGTLPHPVDPALFDPVLRLFHQDADYKLMRIRRIPPVQAGSGMPHPYVGPCTNCHLYVGGPGPGSQYKTPVGAIIEELSRLHKLGPPIWPDARMPHPPAGRCIKCHDIVVKQPIDPNVSHFIWQY; encoded by the coding sequence GTGATCCCAAGGGAAGGAGTTGGCTGGCTTCGGCTGACGGGCTCGGCTTTCGGCAAGGCAGTCCAGCAGCACTGGCAACGACACCAAGGCTGGCTGACGGTTTCGCTCGTTACCGGGCTGATGATCGTGATGGTGGGGCTGTTTTTCTTCACGTTCGGCCGAGCGATCTTCAGCCCGCCCCGGGACGAGTCATTGCGGGTCATCAGCGGTGGATACCTCGGTACCCTGCCCCACCCGGTCGACCCCGCGCTGTTCGACCCGGTCCTGCGCCTGTTCCATCAGGACGCCGATTACAAGCTGATGAGGATTCGTCGCATCCCACCGGTCCAGGCAGGATCCGGAATGCCGCATCCCTATGTTGGCCCCTGCACCAACTGTCATCTTTATGTCGGAGGGCCAGGTCCGGGATCGCAATACAAGACACCGGTCGGTGCGATCATTGAAGAACTGTCACGGCTGCACAAACTGGGCCCGCCGATCTGGCCCGATGCCCGGATGCCTCATCCGCCAGCCGGTCGCTGCATCAAGTGCCACGACATCGTCGTGAAACAACCCATCGATCCGAACGTGAGCCATTTCATCTGGCAATACTGA
- a CDS encoding magnetic particle specific iron-binding protein translates to MATPQTAAAAAVPPVGEVENEVARQMAAAKGTGGANIAGAKIAGTKTLGGAAGKGATIVAGKGTGLVGHAAAPGGSALTGAKALATGGTIWTGKGLSLGLGIGLGAMGPLLVLAGGAAIVYGCVQYYKQREQHAEPGEEGEELNDAFSDDEPTLSRS, encoded by the coding sequence ATGGCCACCCCTCAAACGGCGGCTGCAGCAGCCGTACCTCCGGTCGGCGAAGTGGAAAATGAGGTTGCCCGCCAGATGGCGGCCGCAAAAGGAACCGGCGGCGCTAATATCGCGGGTGCAAAAATAGCTGGCACCAAGACATTGGGGGGGGCCGCCGGCAAAGGCGCCACCATTGTCGCCGGCAAGGGCACCGGGCTGGTCGGCCATGCCGCGGCACCGGGAGGATCGGCGCTGACCGGCGCCAAGGCCCTGGCCACCGGCGGCACGATCTGGACCGGAAAGGGACTGAGCCTCGGATTGGGGATCGGCCTCGGGGCCATGGGCCCGCTGCTGGTCCTGGCCGGGGGAGCCGCCATCGTCTATGGCTGCGTCCAATACTACAAGCAGCGCGAACAGCATGCGGAACCGGGCGAGGAAGGCGAAGAGCTGAACGATGCCTTCTCCGATGACGAACCCACGCTGTCCCGGAGCTGA
- a CDS encoding LemA family protein codes for MAKPPPDPSNDDTFGIQLHRLQRSERLLSELYRPPAKRPQRPVRWVRTLLVISLITVSVAVSVVYYMINSFITLREETLSRSANLDAALQRRSNLLANLVKLTLNHAALEHAVFSHTAEMRTELARNGQLPEAIVEALIREGSKSTAVPTAPSPGSDKPDDPGHANWPDILKTLSGDKGLEGMMGRLLAMAEQYPNIQSSETYKQLMTALVEMEDRITERRIEFNSALRQYNTAVTSFPWRYLAMAGNFRRIEYNQATASAMTATEITPELFQQLVPLVRTMGDRK; via the coding sequence ATGGCAAAACCTCCCCCGGACCCATCGAACGACGACACGTTCGGGATCCAGTTGCATCGCCTCCAGCGTTCCGAGCGGCTGCTGTCCGAACTCTATCGCCCCCCCGCCAAGCGGCCGCAGCGCCCGGTCCGTTGGGTGCGGACGCTGCTGGTCATCTCGCTGATCACCGTCTCCGTCGCGGTGAGCGTCGTGTATTACATGATCAATTCCTTCATCACCCTGCGGGAGGAAACGCTCTCCCGCTCGGCCAATCTCGATGCGGCCCTGCAGCGGCGCAGCAACCTGCTCGCCAATCTGGTCAAGCTCACGCTCAATCATGCGGCGCTGGAGCATGCGGTTTTCTCGCACACCGCCGAGATGCGCACGGAACTCGCCAGGAACGGCCAGTTGCCCGAAGCCATCGTCGAAGCGCTCATCCGCGAAGGCAGCAAATCGACCGCCGTGCCGACAGCCCCTTCCCCCGGCTCTGACAAGCCCGATGATCCGGGTCATGCCAACTGGCCGGACATCCTGAAAACCCTTTCCGGGGACAAGGGGCTCGAAGGGATGATGGGCCGCCTGCTGGCGATGGCCGAGCAATATCCCAACATCCAGTCTTCGGAAACCTACAAGCAGCTCATGACCGCGCTGGTGGAGATGGAGGACCGGATCACCGAACGCCGGATCGAATTCAATAGCGCGCTCCGCCAGTACAACACGGCAGTGACGTCGTTTCCCTGGCGCTACCTGGCCATGGCGGGCAATTTCCGGCGGATCGAGTACAACCAAGCGACAGCATCCGCGATGACCGCAACGGAGATCACACCCGAGCTGTTCCAGCAACTGGTCCCGCTGGTACGCACCATGGGGGATCGCAAATGA
- a CDS encoding (2Fe-2S) ferredoxin domain-containing protein, whose product MSPTKTHWQSVLLVCGKCSRKLDGGFGHKQREALRDELRSALDDAGHRRDVEVIETKCLGECPKDAVAVVNGSAPGTLYAVPAGMPAQDVLAQVMKSKG is encoded by the coding sequence TTGTCCCCGACAAAGACACACTGGCAGTCGGTGCTCCTGGTGTGTGGCAAGTGCAGCCGCAAGCTCGACGGAGGCTTCGGCCACAAGCAACGTGAGGCGCTGCGCGACGAATTGCGCTCGGCGTTGGATGACGCCGGCCATCGCCGCGACGTGGAGGTGATCGAGACGAAATGTCTCGGCGAATGCCCGAAGGACGCGGTCGCCGTGGTCAACGGTTCCGCGCCGGGCACGCTCTACGCGGTGCCGGCCGGCATGCCGGCCCAGGACGTGTTGGCCCAGGTCATGAAATCCAAGGGGTGA
- a CDS encoding tetratricopeptide repeat protein — translation MSPKIPFPDAVGLYWDYSSTLVSRWTNHLIAGFQSAFSIDDDTRFAYYRQRGIEHAREGRFARALPLLDVVAGIQPEDATIMLYRGLCLLRLGSKEAGMALLEEARTRAGSDPAIAKILGIAYAQIEEHERALPLLALAAEVFPDNFSVQFRLGSTLDKLGRYAEAIPGFERALQLRPYAVKVMRRLAYAHEQLGEREKAMSYFSQADRLDDTRTD, via the coding sequence ATGAGCCCAAAGATACCATTTCCCGATGCCGTCGGTCTTTATTGGGACTACTCCTCGACGCTGGTGAGCCGGTGGACCAACCACCTGATCGCCGGATTCCAGTCGGCCTTCTCCATCGATGACGACACCCGCTTTGCCTATTACCGCCAACGGGGCATCGAGCACGCCAGGGAAGGCAGGTTCGCCCGTGCCTTGCCGCTGCTGGACGTCGTGGCCGGGATCCAGCCCGAAGATGCGACCATCATGTTGTACCGCGGCCTGTGCCTGCTGCGCCTCGGCAGCAAGGAGGCGGGAATGGCGTTGCTGGAAGAGGCCCGGACACGGGCAGGCAGCGATCCCGCCATCGCCAAGATCCTCGGCATTGCCTATGCGCAGATCGAGGAGCACGAGCGCGCTTTGCCGCTGCTGGCGTTGGCTGCGGAAGTTTTCCCCGACAATTTCAGCGTGCAGTTTCGCCTGGGATCGACCCTGGACAAGCTCGGCCGGTACGCCGAGGCAATCCCCGGCTTCGAGCGCGCCCTGCAGTTGCGGCCCTATGCGGTGAAGGTGATGCGCCGCCTCGCCTATGCCCATGAGCAGCTCGGAGAACGGGAAAAGGCCATGAGCTATTTCAGTCAGGCCGACCGGCTTGATGACACCAGGACCGATTGA
- the mamP gene encoding magnetosome magnetite formation protein MamP, whose translation MKQEKLISVTMLAVATLVVIGVGTQGFGWFRRATDPSAQGTASDLLGGGLGLEGLRRAVPVAAVNATPPVMAAAVPVPVALPLDPDVTPSSQVAPNYLPATVQLFEVHWQGLDGRELTAELRRKLRYPQGLEGILVGEVTLTAARAGLLGGDVIIAVAGQPVTTLAGFQDATRAIANLKQTTVTFLRKTRSTEPASNRFTMVRQTLMIVGDRELGFAQAEGAPMIKAGDPRPHASRGPCTQCHNIGTGFELRPDPDLITLPPPPISSRLAAGSNRPHEDRGPCEACHVITR comes from the coding sequence GTGAAACAGGAGAAACTGATCAGTGTGACAATGCTCGCGGTGGCTACGCTGGTGGTGATCGGCGTCGGGACCCAGGGCTTCGGCTGGTTCCGGCGTGCGACGGACCCATCGGCACAGGGAACCGCCTCCGATCTGCTGGGCGGCGGTCTGGGCCTCGAGGGGCTGCGGCGCGCCGTGCCGGTTGCCGCGGTCAACGCCACGCCCCCGGTCATGGCGGCGGCAGTTCCCGTTCCGGTGGCCCTGCCGCTTGATCCGGACGTCACGCCATCGTCCCAGGTCGCGCCCAACTACCTTCCCGCCACGGTGCAACTGTTCGAAGTGCACTGGCAGGGACTGGATGGGCGCGAGCTGACCGCCGAGCTGCGCCGGAAGCTGCGTTACCCCCAGGGACTGGAGGGAATCCTGGTGGGTGAAGTGACGCTCACGGCGGCACGGGCCGGCCTGCTCGGGGGCGATGTCATCATCGCCGTCGCCGGCCAGCCGGTCACCACGCTCGCCGGCTTCCAGGACGCGACCCGTGCCATTGCCAACCTGAAGCAGACGACAGTGACGTTCCTCCGCAAGACCCGGTCGACAGAGCCGGCGAGCAACCGCTTCACGATGGTCCGGCAGACGCTGATGATCGTCGGCGACCGGGAGCTGGGATTCGCCCAGGCGGAAGGGGCCCCGATGATCAAGGCCGGGGATCCCAGGCCCCATGCCAGCCGCGGCCCCTGCACCCAGTGCCACAACATCGGCACCGGCTTCGAACTGCGCCCCGACCCCGACCTGATCACCTTGCCGCCGCCGCCGATCTCCTCGCGTCTCGCTGCCGGCAGCAATCGCCCCCACGAGGATCGCGGCCCCTGCGAGGCCTGCCACGTGATCACCCGGTGA